One window from the genome of Mustela lutreola isolate mMusLut2 chromosome 11, mMusLut2.pri, whole genome shotgun sequence encodes:
- the TIMM21 gene encoding mitochondrial import inner membrane translocase subunit Tim21: MMICTWLRAAQCAERMRRSSGKRLFPPPVVLNKACLKTAPSLSWGLQERKRTGQPKCLLGVAQKTLWTQGQSAQRVGDDGSKQVSVHSERGETVVSTSQKVKEAGRDFTYLMVVLFGISITGGLFYAVFKELFSPWSPNKVYGKALEKCRSHPEVISALGEPVKGYGEVTRRGRRQHVSFMEYVKDGRKHMRVKFHIQGSEPGKQGTVHLEVKENPESGEYEFRYIFVELEPFPRTIIIEDNRS, from the exons ATGATGATTTGTACTTGGTTACGAGCTGCACAGTGTGCGGAGAGGATGCGCAGGTCGTCGGGGAAGCGCCTGTTCCCGCCGCCCGTAGTGCTTAACAAAGCTTGCTTGAAGACTGCGCCCAGCTTGAGCTGGGGTCTGCAGGAGCGAAAGAGAACGGGGCAACCGAAGTGTCTCCTTGGAGTCGCCCAGAAGACCCTCTGGACGCAGGGGCAGAGTGCCCAGAGGGTAGGGGACGACGGCAGCAAACAGGTGTCTgtgcacagtgagagaggggaaacCGTCGTCTCCACGTCACAGAAAG TGAAAGAAGCCGGAAGAGACTTCACCTACTTGATGGTGGTGCTCTTTGGAATCAGTATCACAG GTGGCTTGTTTTACGCAGTTTTCAAAGAACTTTTCTCTCCATGGAGTCCTAATAAGGTCTACGGGAAAGCCTTAGAAAAGTGCAGATCACACCCTGAG GTCATCAGCGCCTTGGGCGAGCCGGTGAAGGGCTACGGGGAGGTGACGCGCCGCGGGCGGAGGCAGCACGTCAG TTTCATGGAATACGTGAAGGACGGGCGGAAGCACATGCGCGTGAAGTTCCACATCCAGGGCTCGGAGCCTGGGAAGCAAGGAACCGTGCACCTGGAAGTGAAGGAG aacCCAGAGAGTGGCGAGTATGAATTTCGGTACATATTTGTCGAACTCGAGCCCTTCCCCAGAACTATCATCATCGAAGATAATCGATCCTGA